The Glycine soja cultivar W05 chromosome 6, ASM419377v2, whole genome shotgun sequence genome has a window encoding:
- the LOC114414224 gene encoding zingipain-2-like: MAFTGQKQHMLALFLFLAVGISQVMPRKLHQTALRERHENWMAEYGKMYKDAAEKEKRFQIFKDNVEFIESFNAAGNKPYKLGVNHLADLTLEEFKDSRNGLKRTYEFSTTTFKLNGFKYENVTDIPEAIDWRVKGAVTPIKDQGDQCGSCWAFSTIAATEGIHQISTGNLVSLSEQELVDCDSVDDGCEGGFMEDGFEFIIKNGGITSETNYPYKGVDGTCNTTIAASPVAQIKGYEIVPSYSEEALQKAVANQPVSVSIHATNATFMFYSSGIYNGECGTDLDHGVTAVGYGTENGTDYWIVKNSWGTQWGEKGYIRMHRGIAAKHGICGIALDSSYPTA; the protein is encoded by the exons ATGGCTTTCACTGGCCAAAAGCAACACATGTTAGCCCTATTCCTTTTCCTTGCAGTAGGGATTTCCCAAGTGATGCCCCGCAAGCTGCATCAAACAGCCTTGCGAGAAAGACATGAAAATTGGATGGCAGAATATGGAAAAATGTATAAGGATGCTGCAGAGAAGGAAAAACGTTTCCAGATATTCAAGGACAATGTGGAGTTCATTGAATCATTCAATGCTGCTGGCAACAAACCTTACAAGCTTGGTGTTAATCACCTTGCTGATCTCACACTTGAGGAATTCAAGGATTCACGTAATGGATTGAAGAGGACCTACGAGTTTAGCACAACAACATTTAAGTTAAATGGATTTAAGTATGAAAACGTGACCGATATTCCTGAAGCTATAGACTGGAGGGTAAAAGGAGCTGTTACTCCAATCAAAGACCAAGGTGATCAATGTG GGAGTTGCTGGGCATTTTCAACTATAGCTGCAACTGAGGGTATCCACCAAATAAGTACAGGAAACCTAGTGTCCCTTTCAGAGCAAGAGTTAGTGGATTGTGATAGTGTGGATGATGGATGTGAAGGAGGTTTCATGGAAGATGGGTTTGAATTCATTATTAAAAACGGTGGAATCACTAGTGAGACTAACTACCCGTACAAGGGAGTTGATGGAACTTGTAACACAACCATAGCAGCCTCCCCAGTGGCTCAGATTAAGGGGTATGAGATAGTTCCTTCCTATAGTGAGGAAGCACTCCAGAAAGCTGTGGCCAACCAACCTGTGTCAGTTTCCATTCATGCAACTAATGCGACATTCATGTTTTACTCCAGTGGAATTTACAATGGAGAATGTGGAACTGATCTAGACCATGGTGTTACTGCAGTGGGTTATGGCACAGAAAATGGAACTGACTATTGGATAGTGAAGAATTCATGGGGCACACAATGGGGTGAGAAAGGATACATAAGGATGCATCGAGGTATAGCTGCTAAGCACGGTATATGTGGAATTGCATTGGATTCATCTTATCCAACAGCTTAA
- the LOC114417077 gene encoding zingipain-2-like: MAFTGQKQHMLALFLFLAVGISQVMPRKLHQTALRERHENWMAEYGKMYKDAAEKEKRFQIFKDNVEFIESFNAAGNKPYKLGVNHLADLTLEEFKDSRNGLKRTYEFSTTTFKLNGFKYENVTDIPEAIDWRVKGAVTPIKDQGDQCGSCWAFSTIAATEGIHQISTGNLVSLSEQELVDCDSVDDGCEGGFMEDGFEFIIKNGGITSETNYPYKGVDGTCNTTIAASPVAQIKGYEIVPSYSEEALKKAVANQPVSVSIHATNATFMFYSSGIYNGECGTDLDHGVTAVGYGTENGTDYWIVKNSWGTQWGEKGYIRMHRGIAAKHGICGIALDSSYPTA; the protein is encoded by the exons ATGGCTTTCACTGGCCAAAAGCAACACATGTTAGCCCTATTCCTTTTCCTTGCAGTTGGGATTTCCCAAGTGATGCCCCGCAAGCTGCATCAAACAGCCTTGCGAGAAAGACATGAAAATTGGATGGCAGAATATGGAAAAATGTATAAGGATGCTGCAGAGAAGGAAAAACGTTTCCAGATATTCAAGGACAATGTGGAGTTCATTGAATCATTCAATGCTGCTGGCAACAAACCTTACAAGCTTGGCGTTAATCACCTTGCTGATCTCACACTTGAGGAATTCAAGGATTCACGTAATGGATTGAAGAGGACCTACGAGTTTAGCACAACAACATTTAAGTTAAATGGATTTAAGTATGAAAACGTGACCGATATTCCTGAAGCTATAGACTGGAGGGTAAAAGGAGCTGTGACTCCAATCAAAGACCAAGGTGATCAATGTG GGAGTTGCTGGGCATTTTCAACTATAGCTGCAACTGAGGGTATCCACCAAATAAGTACAGGAAACCTAGTGTCCCTTTCAGAGCAAGAGTTAGTGGATTGTGATAGTGTGGATGATGGATGTGAAGGAGGTTTCATGGAAGATGGGTTTGAATTCATTATTAAAAACGGTGGAATCACTAGTGAGACTAACTACCCGTACAAGGGAGTTGATGGAACTTGTAACACAACCATAGCAGCCTCCCCAGTGGCTCAGATTAAGGGGTATGAGATAGTTCCTTCCTATAGTGAGGAAGCACTCAAGAAAGCTGTGGCCAACCAACCTGTGTCAGTTTCCATTCATGCAACTAATGCGACATTCATGTTTTACTCCAGTGGAATTTACAATGGAGAATGTGGAACTGATCTAGACCATGGTGTTACTGCAGTGGGTTATGGCACAGAAAATGGAACTGACTATTGGATAGTGAAGAATTCATGGGGCACACAATGGGGTGAGAAAGGATACATAAGGATGCATCGAGGTATAGCTGCTAAGCACGGTATATGTGGAATTGCATTGGATTCATCTTATCCAACAGCTTAA
- the LOC114414223 gene encoding zingipain-2-like encodes MGSMGKKQHILALVLLLSICTSQVMSRNLHEASMSERHEQWMKKYGKVYKDAAEKQKRLLIFKDNVEFIESFNAAGNKPYKLSINHLADQTNEEFVASHNGYKYKGSHSQTPFKYGNVTDIPTAVDWRQNGAVTAVKDQGQCGSCWAFSTVAATEGIYQISTGMLMSLSEQELVDCDSVDHGCDGGLMEDGFEFIIKNGGISSEANYPYTAVDGTCDASKEASPAAQIKGYETVPANSEEALQQAVANQPVSVSIDAGGSGFQFYSSGVFTGQCGTQLDHGVTVVGYGTTDDGTHEYWIVKNSWGTQWGEEGYIRMQRGIDAQEGLCGIAMDASYPTA; translated from the exons ATGGGTTCCATGGGCAAAAAGCAGCACATTTTAGCtcttgtgctccttctctcaaTCTGCACTTCCCAAGTAATGTCCCGCAACCTCCatgaggcatccatgtccgaaAGACATGAGCAGTGGATGAAGAAATATGGGAAGGTATATAAGGATGCTGCAGAGAAGCAAAAACGTTTACTGATATTCAAGGATAATGTTGAATTCATTGAATCCTTCAATGCTGCCGGGAACAAACCTTACAAGCTTAGCATCAATCACCTAGCTGACCAAACCAATGAGGAATTTGTGGCTTCCCATAATGGATACAAATACAAGGGATCACATTCACAAACACCATTCAAGTATGGAAACGTTACTGATATTCCTACTGCAGTGGATTGGAGGCAAAATGGAGCTGTTACTGCAGTCAAGGACCAAGGCCAATGTG GTAGCTGCTGGGCATTTTCAACAGTTGCTGCAACAGAAGGTATCTACCAGATAAGTACAGGTATGCTAATGTCCCTTTCAGAGCAAGAGTTAGTGGATTGCGACAGCGTGGATCATGGTTGTGATGGAGGTCTCATGGAAGATGGGTTTGAATTCATTATTAAAAATGGTGGAATCAGCAGTGAGGCAAACTACCCTTACACAGCAGTTGATGGAACTTGTGATGCAAGCAAAGAGGCTTCTCCAGCAGCTCAAATAAAGGGCTATGAAACAGTACCTGCTAACAGTGAGGAGGCACTGCAGCAAGCAGTTGCAAACCAACCAGTGTCGGTTTCCATTGATGCTGGAGGATCTGGTTTCCAATTCTACTCAAGTGGGGTTTTCACAGGACAATGTGGGACTCAGCTAGACCATGGTGTTACTGTTGTTGGTTATGGTACCACTGATGATGGTACTCATGAGTATTGGATAGTGAAGAACTCATGGGGCACACAATGGGGTGAAGAAGGATACATAAGAATGCAACGAGGCATAGATGCCCAAGAAGGCCTTTGTGGCATTGCCATGGATGCCTCGTACCCAACTGCTTAG